One genomic region from Thermoleptolyngbya sichuanensis A183 encodes:
- a CDS encoding class I SAM-dependent methyltransferase, with translation MTGKSLGLSEPLHDYLLSVSLREPEVLRSLREETSRHPERIMQTTPDQGQFLALLVQLIGATKTLEIGVFTGYSSLAVALALPEAGQVIACDVSEDYTAIARRYWQQAGVAHKIALHLAPALETLDRLLAEGQAGTFDFAFIDADKGNYWNYYERSLQLLRPGGLIAVDNVLWGGEVINPDNQSPNTLAIREFNQKIHQDNRVSLSMIPVSDGLTLAVKR, from the coding sequence ATGACAGGCAAAAGCTTGGGACTGTCGGAACCGCTGCACGATTACCTGCTGTCGGTGTCGCTGAGAGAGCCGGAGGTGCTGCGATCGCTCCGAGAGGAAACGTCCCGCCATCCAGAGCGCATCATGCAGACCACGCCCGATCAGGGGCAATTTTTGGCGCTGCTGGTGCAACTGATTGGCGCGACGAAAACGCTGGAAATTGGCGTGTTTACGGGCTACAGTTCCCTGGCGGTGGCGCTGGCGCTGCCGGAAGCGGGGCAAGTCATCGCCTGCGACGTGAGCGAAGACTACACGGCGATCGCCCGTCGCTATTGGCAGCAGGCCGGCGTGGCGCACAAGATCGCGCTGCATCTTGCACCTGCGCTGGAAACGCTAGATCGCCTGCTGGCAGAGGGACAGGCGGGCACGTTTGACTTTGCCTTTATCGACGCAGACAAGGGCAACTACTGGAACTATTACGAGCGATCGCTCCAACTCCTGCGCCCCGGCGGGCTGATCGCCGTCGATAACGTCCTCTGGGGCGGCGAGGTCATCAACCCCGATAACCAATCCCCCAACACCCTCGCCATTCGCGAGTTCAACCAAAAAATTCACCAGGACAACCGCGTCTCCCTCAGCATGATTCCCGTATCGGACGGGCTGACGCTGGCGGTGAAGCGGTAG
- a CDS encoding TIGR00297 family protein, translating to MPISSEWMPWLVGLGLNSLLAAIAWVLPKKLLTPAGIFHAWALGVILFGTLGWRGYVVMVVYFLVGSAVTRIGKQRKEEAGIAEKRSGARGPENVWGSALTATLCALSIYALGSAGTATTKVIIVLLALGYVASIATKLADTTATEIGKAYGRRTFLITNFQPVPAGTEGAVSLEGTLAGLLGAALIATLGWAVRLIAPIEIPMCIAAAFIATNLESLIGATLQSKYRWLTNEMVNIVNTFLGAIAAIAIAGAYYFLAHQLA from the coding sequence ATGCCTATCTCTAGCGAATGGATGCCCTGGCTGGTGGGGTTGGGGCTGAATAGCCTGCTGGCGGCGATCGCCTGGGTTTTGCCCAAGAAACTGCTGACTCCGGCGGGCATTTTCCACGCCTGGGCCCTGGGGGTGATTCTGTTTGGCACGCTGGGCTGGCGCGGCTATGTCGTCATGGTGGTGTACTTCCTGGTGGGATCGGCGGTCACTCGCATCGGCAAGCAGCGCAAAGAAGAGGCCGGCATTGCCGAGAAGCGCTCTGGGGCACGGGGCCCCGAAAACGTCTGGGGGTCGGCGCTGACGGCGACGCTCTGTGCGCTGAGCATTTACGCCCTGGGGAGTGCGGGCACGGCGACAACGAAGGTGATCATCGTGCTGCTAGCGCTGGGCTATGTGGCCAGCATTGCCACCAAGCTAGCCGACACCACCGCTACGGAAATTGGCAAAGCCTACGGCCGCCGCACGTTTTTGATTACCAACTTCCAACCCGTTCCAGCGGGAACTGAGGGCGCAGTGAGCCTGGAGGGAACGCTGGCAGGGCTGTTGGGGGCAGCGCTGATTGCCACGCTGGGCTGGGCCGTGCGGCTGATCGCCCCGATTGAAATTCCCATGTGCATTGCCGCCGCATTTATCGCCACGAATCTGGAAAGCCTGATCGGCGCAACGCTGCAATCCAAATACCGCTGGCTCACCAACGAGATGGTGAATATTGTGAACACATTTTTGGGGGCGATCGCCGCCATTGCGATCGCTGGAGCCTACTACTTCCTGGCCCACCAGCTTGCCTAA
- a CDS encoding DICT sensory domain-containing protein, which yields MSISESVLDALLKRSPHLRPQLYFKSSLTALSHAMEDQVLASSGQPLIIASFQRERFYRQESHRYLRIAALTPQVYVLAAPETDFMNRSEEYETVAFDPSDQLSQEWHLVVIGQQYSACLVCRERTSLPSAADTAETTMDQTRRFEGVWTFDRQVSYHAAEILLDRILSYRPELAEKIAAAKAEILLPQPTKLEVDPDPFAQRLVTHLQAGQYKLLKAYRSIATQERKERLVNSITTAMRQSLNTDDIFRVAVEELGKAMQVCRCIIYRCKDTDTSAKITYEYLRDKRIASLVDQDWPLRDNPLFQAVAQQQTSVAIREALPAGIANTSTDPPLDLSPIKPILKRASIRSWLMVPVINQGRLLGMVELHHCQKEPHTWTDEARSLVESVASQLGVAILQSESYANLEDLNEQLEALERTRSNLIAITGHELRTPLSTIQVCLESLASEPDMPTELRQVMLSTALSDAERMRKLVQDFLTLSRLESGRVEWHLEPLALQECVDLALSSLRTRQSDAPLPKIQTNVPGELPLVKADGEWLVEVLAKLLDNACKFTESTGEVLIEAHPNGGKMLEVTIADTGRGIEPNRLEVVFDRFYQEEGALRRTAGGTGLGLAICRQIILALGGQIWAESDGRDKGSQFHFTLPLAQETAGTSGARAKNGRS from the coding sequence ATGAGCATTTCTGAGTCCGTGCTGGATGCGCTATTGAAGCGATCGCCCCACTTGCGCCCCCAGCTTTACTTCAAATCGTCGCTCACCGCCCTCTCTCACGCGATGGAGGATCAGGTTCTGGCATCCTCCGGCCAGCCGCTCATCATTGCCAGCTTCCAGCGCGAACGGTTCTATCGACAGGAATCTCACCGCTACCTCCGCATCGCCGCGCTCACACCCCAGGTCTACGTCCTGGCTGCGCCCGAAACGGACTTCATGAACCGTTCAGAAGAATATGAAACCGTCGCCTTTGACCCCTCTGACCAATTAAGCCAGGAATGGCATCTGGTGGTGATTGGGCAGCAGTATTCCGCCTGTCTGGTCTGCCGCGAGCGTACCAGCCTGCCCAGCGCTGCCGACACCGCAGAAACGACGATGGATCAAACCCGCCGCTTTGAAGGCGTGTGGACGTTTGACCGCCAGGTGAGCTACCATGCCGCCGAAATTTTGCTCGATCGCATCCTGAGCTATCGCCCAGAACTGGCGGAAAAAATCGCCGCCGCCAAGGCCGAAATTCTGCTGCCGCAGCCCACCAAGCTGGAAGTAGACCCCGACCCCTTTGCCCAGCGCCTAGTCACTCATTTGCAGGCAGGGCAATACAAGCTGCTCAAGGCCTATCGCTCCATCGCTACACAGGAGCGCAAAGAACGCCTGGTGAACTCCATCACCACAGCAATGCGCCAGTCCCTCAACACCGACGACATCTTCCGTGTGGCAGTGGAGGAGTTGGGCAAAGCGATGCAGGTCTGTCGCTGCATCATCTATCGCTGCAAAGACACCGACACCAGCGCCAAAATCACCTATGAATATCTCCGCGACAAGCGCATTGCTTCCCTGGTGGATCAGGACTGGCCGCTGCGAGACAATCCCCTGTTTCAAGCCGTGGCCCAGCAGCAGACCTCGGTGGCGATTCGCGAGGCGCTCCCTGCGGGAATCGCAAACACCAGCACTGACCCGCCGCTCGACCTGTCGCCGATCAAGCCAATTTTGAAGCGTGCATCCATCCGCTCTTGGCTGATGGTGCCTGTGATTAACCAGGGACGACTGCTGGGCATGGTGGAGCTACACCACTGCCAGAAAGAGCCACATACCTGGACAGACGAAGCGCGATCGCTCGTAGAATCCGTCGCCTCCCAGTTGGGCGTTGCCATCCTCCAATCCGAATCCTACGCCAACCTGGAAGACCTGAACGAGCAGCTTGAAGCGCTAGAGCGCACCCGCAGCAACCTGATCGCCATCACGGGCCACGAACTCCGCACGCCGCTGTCCACCATTCAGGTTTGCCTGGAAAGCCTTGCCAGCGAACCTGACATGCCCACAGAACTGCGCCAAGTCATGCTCAGCACGGCCCTGTCCGATGCAGAACGAATGCGAAAACTGGTGCAGGACTTCCTCACCCTATCGCGGCTGGAGAGCGGCCGCGTCGAGTGGCATCTGGAACCGCTGGCGCTGCAAGAGTGCGTAGACCTAGCCCTCAGCAGCCTACGAACCCGCCAGTCCGACGCGCCATTGCCCAAAATCCAGACCAACGTGCCGGGGGAACTGCCGCTGGTCAAGGCCGACGGGGAATGGCTGGTCGAGGTGCTGGCCAAACTGCTAGACAACGCCTGCAAATTTACCGAATCCACCGGAGAAGTGCTGATCGAGGCGCACCCAAACGGCGGCAAGATGCTGGAAGTCACCATTGCCGACACGGGACGCGGCATCGAGCCAAATCGCCTAGAGGTCGTCTTTGATCGCTTCTATCAGGAAGAAGGAGCCCTGCGGCGGACGGCGGGCGGCACGGGGCTGGGCCTGGCGATTTGCCGACAGATCATCCTGGCCCTGGGCGGGCAGATCTGGGCCGAGTCGGATGGGCGCGACAAGGGCAGCCAGTTTCACTTTACGCTGCCGCTGGCGCAGGAGACGGCGGGCACGTCTGGGGCTAGAGCAAAGAACGGCCGCTCCTGA
- the hpsN gene encoding hormogonium polysaccharide biosynthesis glycosyltransferase HpsN codes for MLPFVSLIIPTYQREAVLRATLRDALWQDYPTYDVVVVDQTAVHEPETEAMLAELSAAGKLTWLRVDWASLPQARNVGIRQATGEIVVFVDDDVQMPPDFLARHARHYQNLEIGAIAGRVLDRLKLADDPDRRIEQLPPEANDPAIAWYHLDLVHTVQPQRVLSARGCNMSFRRSLFTQHHLWFDERFRGSAVREESDVCLRLRATGLVIWYDPEAWLVHLGEETGGCHDLSTRSPRYQISFYHNHFWLGFKNLTPAQCLRFFAKLFDCHVLGNPPCNKGGHPLKVMTRLFFYLLGLLAAMGTALLAKMSELRSGRSLL; via the coding sequence ATGCTTCCCTTCGTGTCCTTAATTATTCCCACCTACCAGCGCGAGGCGGTGCTGCGGGCCACGCTGCGGGATGCCCTGTGGCAAGATTACCCGACCTACGACGTGGTCGTGGTGGATCAGACGGCGGTGCATGAACCCGAAACCGAGGCAATGCTGGCAGAACTCAGCGCAGCAGGCAAGCTGACCTGGCTGCGGGTGGACTGGGCCAGCCTGCCGCAGGCGCGAAATGTCGGCATTCGGCAGGCAACGGGCGAGATTGTGGTGTTTGTGGACGACGACGTGCAGATGCCGCCGGATTTTTTGGCAAGACACGCGCGGCATTATCAAAACTTAGAGATTGGAGCGATCGCCGGCCGGGTGCTGGATCGGCTGAAGCTGGCGGATGACCCCGATCGCCGCATCGAGCAACTGCCGCCGGAGGCAAACGATCCGGCGATCGCCTGGTATCACCTCGACCTGGTGCATACAGTGCAGCCGCAGCGGGTGCTGTCGGCACGGGGCTGCAATATGTCCTTTCGGCGATCGCTCTTTACCCAGCATCATCTCTGGTTTGACGAGCGGTTTCGGGGCAGCGCGGTGCGGGAAGAGTCGGACGTGTGCTTGCGGCTGCGGGCGACGGGGCTGGTGATCTGGTACGACCCGGAGGCGTGGCTGGTGCATCTGGGGGAGGAAACGGGCGGCTGTCATGACCTCTCGACGCGATCGCCCCGCTATCAGATCAGCTTCTATCACAATCATTTCTGGCTGGGGTTCAAGAACCTGACCCCTGCTCAATGCCTCCGGTTTTTTGCCAAATTATTTGACTGTCATGTGCTGGGAAATCCGCCCTGCAACAAGGGCGGCCACCCGCTGAAGGTGATGACTCGTCTGTTTTTTTACCTGTTGGGGCTGCTGGCAGCAATGGGAACTGCGCTTTTGGCAAAGATGTCAGAACTCAGGAGCGGCCGTTCTTTGCTCTAG
- a CDS encoding Coq4 family protein — MLFQKLRQLNIDLLSVGKGTISLLRNAENTDSVYDIEDGLRSTKAMALAVEYVKRDEAIARLFAERYIAPPPDLDALLKLPPDSLGYIYASTLTAAGFDPNFYRKVEVTDDITYMLLRLRQTHDIWHLVTGFETSVFGELGLKAFELAQTRRPMSIVLICGGLLKTLTDAPESLDGILNDLSKGYRMGMTAKPFLAQKWEEHWERPLAEWRQELGIA; from the coding sequence GTGTTGTTTCAAAAACTTCGTCAGCTCAACATTGATTTGCTGAGCGTCGGCAAAGGCACCATTTCCCTGCTGCGGAATGCTGAAAATACAGACTCGGTGTATGACATTGAAGACGGTCTGCGATCGACCAAAGCAATGGCGCTGGCGGTGGAATACGTCAAGCGTGACGAGGCGATCGCCCGCCTGTTTGCAGAACGCTACATCGCGCCGCCGCCCGATCTGGATGCCCTGCTGAAGCTGCCGCCCGATTCCCTCGGCTACATCTACGCTTCGACGCTCACCGCCGCCGGGTTCGACCCCAACTTTTATCGCAAGGTCGAAGTCACCGACGACATCACCTACATGCTGCTGCGCCTGCGGCAAACGCACGACATCTGGCATCTGGTGACGGGCTTTGAAACCAGCGTCTTTGGCGAACTGGGGCTAAAGGCCTTTGAACTGGCGCAGACCCGTCGTCCCATGTCAATCGTGCTGATTTGCGGCGGGCTGTTGAAGACCCTCACCGATGCGCCAGAGTCCCTCGACGGCATCCTCAACGACCTGTCGAAGGGCTACCGCATGGGCATGACCGCCAAGCCATTTCTGGCGCAAAAGTGGGAGGAACATTGGGAGCGTCCGCTGGCTGAATGGCGGCAAGAACTGGGCATCGCATAG
- a CDS encoding VOC family protein: MNFKRMEHVNLSCQDLEASQRFYQTLFPDWYVRAEGSYGGDRWVHLGNEQFYMSLNNAHEPAAAHRPYASAGFNHVGFVIEDAETMRSHLEKHGIEYYTYTSPETRLRLYVSDPDGNEVELVEYQPDYALR; encoded by the coding sequence ATGAACTTCAAACGGATGGAACACGTCAATCTATCTTGTCAAGATTTGGAGGCGAGCCAGCGGTTTTATCAAACGCTGTTTCCCGACTGGTATGTGCGGGCGGAGGGCAGCTATGGGGGCGATCGCTGGGTTCACCTGGGCAATGAGCAGTTCTATATGTCGCTGAACAATGCCCACGAACCTGCGGCGGCTCATCGCCCCTATGCCAGCGCGGGGTTCAACCACGTCGGCTTTGTGATCGAAGATGCCGAAACGATGCGATCGCACCTAGAAAAGCACGGCATTGAGTATTACACCTACACCTCGCCCGAAACGCGGCTGCGGCTCTACGTTAGCGACCCTGACGGCAACGAGGTGGAACTGGTGGAGTACCAGCCTGACTATGCGCTGCGATAG
- a CDS encoding redoxin domain-containing protein — MARSLLTVGEPAPWFTAPSTSNPRYHFDSVAGRYVVLCFFASTSVPVSQQVLTLLFQHRALFDDTHCCFFGVSIDPEDQAQARVQEAIPGIRFFWDFDQLVSRQYGVLDEATQSYTPCTYILDERLRVLGVLPFGDQPEQHVALLVKILEQLPPLHPAEPAAVQAPVLVVPRVFESDLCEALIDYYNQHGGEESGFMREVGGRTVAARDHSFKRRKDQEILDEPLRNAAMYRIHDRLVPEIAKAFQFRATRIERHIVACYDGHSGGFFRPHRDNTTKGTAHRRFAVSLNLNTGEYEGGKLRFPEFGRRTYEAPAGGAVVFSCSLLHEATPVTQGLRYAYLPFLYDDAAAQIREENRQFLAVE; from the coding sequence AACCCCCGCTATCATTTCGACTCGGTAGCTGGCCGCTATGTGGTGCTGTGCTTTTTCGCCTCCACCAGCGTCCCCGTCAGTCAGCAAGTGCTGACGCTGCTGTTCCAACATCGGGCGCTGTTCGACGATACCCACTGCTGCTTTTTTGGAGTCAGCATTGACCCGGAAGATCAGGCGCAAGCCAGAGTGCAGGAAGCCATTCCCGGCATTCGCTTTTTTTGGGACTTTGACCAGTTAGTGAGCCGCCAATACGGCGTTTTAGACGAAGCTACCCAGAGCTACACGCCCTGCACGTATATCCTGGATGAGCGGCTGCGGGTGCTGGGGGTGCTGCCCTTTGGCGACCAGCCCGAACAGCACGTCGCCCTGCTGGTGAAGATCCTCGAACAACTGCCGCCGCTCCACCCTGCCGAACCCGCCGCCGTGCAAGCGCCCGTGCTGGTGGTGCCGCGGGTGTTCGAGTCAGATTTGTGCGAAGCCTTGATTGATTACTACAACCAGCACGGTGGCGAGGAATCGGGCTTTATGCGGGAGGTGGGCGGGCGCACCGTTGCCGCACGCGACCACAGCTTCAAGCGGCGAAAAGACCAGGAAATTTTGGACGAACCCCTGCGGAATGCGGCGATGTATCGGATTCACGATCGCCTCGTCCCCGAAATCGCCAAAGCCTTCCAGTTTCGCGCCACGCGCATCGAGCGCCACATCGTCGCCTGCTACGACGGCCACTCCGGCGGCTTTTTCAGGCCTCATCGCGACAACACCACCAAAGGTACGGCCCACCGCCGTTTTGCGGTGTCGCTCAACCTCAACACGGGCGAATATGAAGGGGGTAAACTGCGCTTTCCCGAATTTGGCAGACGAACCTACGAAGCCCCCGCGGGCGGCGCAGTGGTCTTCTCTTGCTCGCTGCTGCATGAGGCCACGCCCGTGACGCAGGGACTCCGCTACGCCTATCTGCCCTTCCTCTACGACGATGCCGCCGCCCAAATCCGCGAGGAGAATCGGCAGTTTTTGGCCGTCGAGTAA